A genomic stretch from Nitrobacter winogradskyi Nb-255 includes:
- a CDS encoding TIGR02300 family protein gives MAKSELGTKRICPTTGKKFYDLNKNPVISPYTGEVVPIVVAPVRGRSDAARAAAASGAEATPEPAEAEEMVSLEEADAEENTGKVKKAVVPESEDDIEIDDTLDDDEDDDSTFIADEEEGDEDVTDIIGDVGDDEET, from the coding sequence GTGGCCAAATCCGAGCTCGGAACCAAGCGCATTTGCCCGACGACTGGCAAGAAGTTCTACGATCTGAACAAGAACCCGGTGATCTCGCCTTACACCGGCGAGGTCGTGCCGATCGTCGTGGCGCCGGTGCGAGGCCGCAGCGACGCCGCCCGCGCTGCCGCGGCGTCAGGGGCCGAGGCGACGCCGGAGCCCGCCGAGGCCGAAGAAATGGTCTCGCTGGAGGAGGCCGACGCCGAGGAGAACACCGGAAAGGTCAAGAAGGCCGTCGTCCCCGAGTCGGAGGATGATATCGAGATCGATGATACCCTCGACGATGACGAGGACGATGATTCGACCTTTATCGCCGACGAGGAAGAGGGCGACGAGGACGTCACCGATATCATCGGAGACGTGGGAGACGACGAGGAGACTTGA
- a CDS encoding Hsp20 family protein — protein MSRVPSLSSPFLLGFDEIERALDRVVKGADGYPPYNIERCDRDSGEPERLRITLAVAGFTRDQLDVTIEENQLVIRGRQQEDKARQYIHRGIAARHFQRTFVLAEGMLVLGADLKNGLLSIDLARPEPERVVKTIAINEHE, from the coding sequence ATGTCTCGTGTTCCTTCGTTGTCCAGTCCGTTCCTTCTGGGATTCGACGAGATCGAGCGGGCGCTCGACCGTGTCGTCAAGGGCGCCGACGGCTATCCTCCCTACAACATCGAGCGGTGCGACCGCGACAGCGGCGAGCCCGAACGGCTGCGGATCACGCTGGCGGTGGCGGGGTTCACCCGCGACCAGCTCGATGTGACCATTGAGGAAAATCAGCTTGTGATCCGGGGCCGGCAGCAGGAGGATAAAGCTAGGCAATATATCCATCGCGGCATCGCCGCGCGCCACTTCCAGCGCACCTTCGTGCTGGCGGAGGGAATGTTGGTGCTGGGCGCGGACCTGAAAAACGGGCTATTGTCCATCGATCTGGCCAGGCCGGAACCTGAAAGGGTCGTTAAGACAATCGCGATCAATGAACACGAATAA
- a CDS encoding DUF1150 family protein, which translates to MSEVISTIRPESVSTESLAQLGEGHIAYVKQVRSEDVPELFPQAPRIAPGLMLFALHAADGTPIMLTDSREAAVASAWSNELQAVSVH; encoded by the coding sequence ATGAGTGAAGTGATTTCCACGATCCGGCCTGAAAGCGTCTCTACCGAGTCGCTGGCGCAGCTCGGCGAAGGCCACATCGCCTATGTGAAGCAGGTGCGTTCCGAGGACGTGCCGGAACTGTTTCCGCAGGCTCCGAGAATCGCGCCCGGCCTCATGCTGTTCGCGCTGCATGCCGCCGACGGCACTCCGATCATGCTCACCGATTCGCGCGAGGCTGCGGTCGCGAGCGCCTGGAGCAACGAGTTGCAGGCCGTCAGCGTGCATTAG
- the ilvD gene encoding dihydroxy-acid dehydratase, producing MPAYRSRTSTHGRNMAGARGLWRATGMKNEDFGKPIIAVVNSFTQFVPGHVHLKDLGQLVAREIEKAGGVAKEFHTIAVDDGIAMGHDGMLYSLPSREVIADSVEYMVNAHCADAMVCISNCDKITPGMLMASLRLNIPSVFVSGGPMESGKVTLNGKVKSVDLIDAMVAAADDSVSDADVEAIERSACPTCGSCSGMFTANSMNCLTEALGLALPGNGSVLATHADRKGLFVEAGHLIVDMARRYYEQNDERVLPRSVASFKAFENAMTLDISMGGSTNTVLHLLAAAYEGEVPFTMADIDRLSRRVPVLCKVAPSVADVHLEDVHRAGGIMGILGELDRAGLIDASLPTVHSNSLREALERWDIKRTKSESVRTFYTAAPGGVRTEIAFSQDKRFEELDADRAKGCIRDAEHAFSKDGGLAVLYGNIARDGCIVKTAGVDDSILTFSGPARVFESQDAAVDAILGNRIKPGDVVLIRYEGPRGGPGMQEMLYPTSYLKSKGLGKQCALITDGRFSGGSSGLSIGHVSPEAAEGGAIGLVEEGDLIAFDIPNRKVHLDVSDAELERRRAAMEAKGDKAWKPAAPRTRRITMALKAYAAHTTSAALGAVRVVKD from the coding sequence ATGCCCGCCTATCGCTCCCGTACCTCCACCCACGGCCGTAACATGGCCGGCGCCCGCGGCCTGTGGCGCGCCACCGGCATGAAGAACGAAGATTTCGGCAAGCCGATCATTGCGGTGGTCAACTCCTTCACCCAGTTCGTGCCCGGCCACGTTCACCTCAAGGACCTCGGCCAGCTGGTGGCGCGCGAAATCGAGAAGGCCGGCGGCGTCGCCAAGGAATTCCATACCATCGCGGTGGATGACGGCATCGCGATGGGCCATGACGGGATGCTCTACAGCCTGCCCTCGCGCGAGGTCATCGCCGACAGCGTCGAATACATGGTCAACGCGCATTGCGCCGACGCCATGGTCTGCATCTCCAATTGCGACAAGATCACGCCCGGCATGCTGATGGCGTCGCTGCGCCTCAACATACCCTCGGTGTTCGTCTCCGGAGGCCCGATGGAATCGGGCAAGGTCACGCTCAACGGCAAGGTCAAGTCCGTCGACCTGATCGACGCCATGGTCGCCGCCGCCGATGACAGCGTGAGCGATGCCGACGTCGAGGCGATCGAACGCTCGGCGTGCCCGACCTGCGGTTCATGCTCGGGCATGTTCACCGCCAATTCGATGAACTGCCTGACCGAGGCGCTCGGACTTGCCCTGCCCGGCAACGGCTCGGTGCTCGCCACCCACGCCGACCGCAAGGGCCTGTTCGTCGAGGCCGGACATCTCATCGTCGATATGGCGCGGCGCTACTACGAGCAGAACGACGAGCGTGTGCTGCCGCGTTCGGTCGCGAGCTTCAAGGCGTTCGAGAATGCGATGACGCTGGACATCTCGATGGGCGGCTCCACCAACACGGTGCTGCATCTGCTCGCCGCGGCTTACGAAGGCGAGGTGCCGTTCACGATGGCGGATATCGACCGGCTGTCGCGGCGCGTGCCGGTCCTGTGCAAGGTCGCGCCCTCGGTCGCGGACGTGCATCTGGAAGACGTGCATCGCGCCGGCGGCATCATGGGCATTCTCGGCGAACTCGATCGCGCCGGACTGATCGACGCCAGCCTGCCGACGGTCCACAGCAACTCGCTGAGGGAAGCCCTGGAACGCTGGGACATCAAGCGGACAAAAAGCGAGAGCGTGCGCACCTTCTACACCGCCGCGCCGGGAGGCGTCCGCACCGAAATCGCATTCAGCCAGGACAAGCGGTTCGAGGAGCTCGACGCCGACCGCGCCAAAGGCTGCATCCGCGATGCCGAACACGCCTTCTCGAAGGACGGCGGTCTCGCCGTGCTCTACGGCAACATCGCGCGCGACGGCTGCATCGTGAAGACGGCCGGCGTTGACGACAGCATCCTGACCTTCTCAGGCCCCGCGCGCGTGTTCGAAAGTCAGGATGCCGCGGTGGACGCCATCCTGGGCAACAGGATCAAGCCGGGCGATGTGGTGCTGATTCGCTACGAGGGACCGCGCGGCGGTCCGGGCATGCAGGAGATGCTGTATCCAACCAGCTATCTGAAATCGAAGGGACTGGGCAAGCAGTGCGCGTTGATTACCGACGGTCGCTTCTCCGGCGGCTCATCGGGCCTGTCGATCGGCCACGTCTCGCCGGAAGCAGCGGAGGGCGGCGCGATCGGTCTCGTCGAGGAAGGCGATCTCATCGCGTTCGACATTCCGAACCGGAAGGTTCATCTCGATGTCAGCGATGCCGAACTCGAGCGACGCCGCGCGGCGATGGAAGCGAAAGGCGACAAGGCGTGGAAGCCGGCCGCTCCGCGCACGCGGCGCATCACCATGGCGCTGAAAGCCTACGCTGCGCATACCACCAGCGCCGCGCTCGGCGCCGTGCGCGTGGTGAAGGACTGA
- the trpS gene encoding tryptophan--tRNA ligase — translation MTTRVFSGVQPTGNLHLGNYLGAIVNFVKLQADHECLYCVVDLHAITVPVAVWGGPDELRRATREVTAAFIASGIDPRQHIIFNQSQVAGHAELAWVLNCVARLGWLNRMTQFKEKAGKDRENASVGLYDYPVLMASDILVYRATHVPVGEDQKQHLELSRDIAQKFNNDFSESIAANGHGDMFFPLPEPVITGPATRVMSLRDGTKKMSKSDPSDYSRINLTDNADTIAQKIRKAKTDPEPLPSEEKGLENRPEADNLVGIYAALSGKPKSALLAEFGGAQFSSFKSSLVDLAVAKLSPIAHEMKRLTDDPAHVDRILIEGAERASAIASQTMDAVKDIVGFIRKR, via the coding sequence ATGACGACACGGGTTTTTTCAGGCGTTCAGCCGACCGGCAATCTGCATCTCGGCAATTATCTCGGCGCCATCGTTAATTTCGTGAAGTTGCAGGCTGACCACGAGTGCCTTTATTGCGTGGTCGATCTGCATGCCATCACCGTGCCCGTCGCCGTCTGGGGCGGGCCCGACGAGTTGCGCCGCGCCACCCGCGAAGTGACGGCGGCCTTCATCGCAAGCGGCATCGATCCGAGGCAGCACATCATCTTCAACCAGAGTCAGGTGGCCGGACACGCCGAGCTGGCGTGGGTGCTCAATTGCGTGGCGCGGCTCGGCTGGCTCAACCGCATGACCCAGTTCAAGGAAAAGGCCGGCAAGGATCGCGAGAACGCCTCGGTCGGGCTTTACGATTACCCGGTGCTGATGGCGTCGGATATCCTGGTCTATCGCGCCACCCACGTTCCGGTCGGCGAGGATCAGAAACAGCATCTCGAACTCAGCCGCGACATCGCGCAGAAATTCAACAACGACTTTTCGGAATCGATCGCCGCCAACGGCCATGGCGACATGTTCTTTCCGCTGCCGGAGCCCGTGATCACCGGACCCGCGACGCGCGTGATGAGTCTGCGCGACGGCACCAAGAAAATGTCGAAGTCGGATCCGTCAGATTATTCGCGCATCAATCTGACTGACAACGCCGATACCATCGCGCAAAAGATTCGCAAGGCCAAGACCGACCCCGAGCCGCTGCCGTCGGAGGAAAAGGGGCTGGAAAACCGCCCCGAGGCCGACAATCTGGTCGGCATCTACGCGGCCCTGTCGGGGAAGCCCAAGTCCGCGTTGCTCGCTGAGTTCGGCGGCGCGCAGTTCTCAAGCTTCAAATCCAGCCTTGTCGATCTCGCGGTCGCGAAGCTGTCGCCGATCGCTCACGAAATGAAGCGGCTCACCGACGATCCGGCCCATGTCGACCGGATTTTGATCGAGGGCGCCGAACGCGCCAGCGCGATCGCATCGCAGACCATGGACGCGGTGAAGGACATCGTCGGCTTCATCCGCAAGCGCTAG
- the murJ gene encoding murein biosynthesis integral membrane protein MurJ — protein MIRSILTVSSGTLASRLLGFGRDALTAALLGAGPVADAFLMAFQFINVIRRMLGEGALNVALVPAWMRLREVSGLAAASAFAGDVLATVSATLIALAAVAGVAMPLLVGMLAPGFVGRESLQLAVTDARLMLPYLAFAGPAAVIMSLLNARHRFAIAAFSPLLFNVALILAAALLLWLQPDSQFAALVMAATVGIAGLLQLAVLALLTRRDDLASPLRISFGPGMRDFARKAVPGMIANSGPQLLIVAGAVVASMSPSGVSWLYFANRLIELPLGMVGVAIGTVLVPEMSRALSKDDRTAAVHAESRGIELAAALALPATLGLIVLSEPIVRVLFEHGAFTTADTRATALALGCLALGLPAHILIKALSPAFFARGDTMMPLIATLKGIAVAIVSAVALGWMVGVCGVALAMALGAWSSAASLARSMAAGFGFSIDTEARRRLPRITLAALVMGGVLWLALRLLAPISGAHGLLQAATLIILIAAGVAVYGLLLLTFRVIDRNDIQTALARSHSGDLRA, from the coding sequence ATGATCCGCTCCATCCTCACCGTCTCCTCGGGCACCCTGGCTTCGCGCCTGCTCGGATTCGGGCGCGACGCGCTGACCGCGGCGCTGCTCGGCGCGGGCCCGGTGGCCGACGCCTTCCTGATGGCGTTTCAGTTCATCAACGTGATCCGCCGGATGCTCGGTGAAGGCGCCCTGAACGTGGCGCTGGTGCCGGCGTGGATGCGGCTGCGCGAGGTCAGCGGCCTTGCCGCCGCATCAGCCTTCGCCGGCGACGTGCTCGCAACCGTGAGCGCGACGCTGATCGCGCTGGCCGCCGTCGCCGGCGTGGCGATGCCGCTTCTCGTGGGGATGCTCGCGCCCGGTTTCGTCGGTCGCGAGAGCCTGCAACTCGCCGTCACCGACGCACGGCTGATGCTGCCCTATCTCGCTTTCGCGGGCCCCGCGGCCGTCATCATGAGCCTGTTGAACGCCCGGCATCGCTTCGCGATCGCCGCCTTCTCGCCGCTGTTGTTCAACGTCGCCCTGATTCTCGCCGCCGCGCTGCTGCTGTGGTTGCAACCGGACTCACAGTTTGCCGCGCTGGTGATGGCGGCGACCGTCGGCATCGCGGGATTGCTGCAACTCGCGGTGCTTGCGCTTCTGACCCGCCGCGACGATCTCGCAAGTCCCTTGCGCATATCGTTCGGCCCCGGGATGCGGGATTTCGCCCGCAAGGCCGTGCCCGGCATGATCGCGAATTCCGGGCCGCAGCTGCTCATTGTCGCCGGCGCGGTCGTCGCCTCGATGTCGCCGTCGGGGGTGTCGTGGCTTTATTTCGCGAACCGCCTCATCGAACTGCCGCTGGGAATGGTGGGCGTCGCCATCGGCACCGTGCTGGTGCCGGAAATGAGCCGCGCCCTCAGCAAAGACGACAGAACGGCGGCGGTCCATGCCGAATCCCGCGGAATCGAGCTTGCGGCGGCGCTCGCCTTGCCCGCGACGCTCGGCCTGATCGTTCTCAGCGAGCCTATCGTTCGCGTGCTGTTCGAGCACGGCGCGTTTACCACGGCCGACACGCGCGCCACGGCGCTGGCGCTCGGCTGCCTTGCCCTCGGCCTTCCCGCCCATATCCTGATCAAGGCGCTGTCTCCGGCGTTTTTCGCGCGTGGCGACACGATGATGCCGTTGATTGCGACACTGAAGGGAATCGCGGTCGCAATCGTGTCTGCGGTCGCGCTCGGATGGATGGTCGGAGTCTGCGGAGTAGCCCTAGCGATGGCGCTCGGCGCATGGAGCAGCGCGGCGAGCCTCGCCCGCAGCATGGCTGCCGGCTTTGGATTTTCCATCGATACGGAAGCGCGCCGGCGCCTGCCACGGATTACGCTGGCGGCGCTGGTGATGGGCGGAGTTTTGTGGCTCGCCCTGCGGTTGCTGGCCCCGATATCCGGCGCGCACGGATTGCTCCAGGCGGCCACGCTCATCATCCTGATCGCCGCAGGCGTCGCGGTCTACGGCCTGCTGCTGTTGACGTTCCGGGTCATCGATCGCAACGACATCCAGACCGCGCTGGCGCGATCGCACTCCGGCGACTTGCGCGCCTAG
- a CDS encoding adenosine kinase: MAAAKYDVLAIGNAIFDVLVRTDEGFLAAHGMTKGGMALIDEARAASIYADMGPATEMSGGSAANTIVGLAGFGARTAYVGKVKDDQIGRLYIHDIRAAKVAFDTPPASDGPATGCSYILVTPDGERTMNTYLGAAQDLSSADIDPDAVAASSILYLEGYLWDPKAAKEAFLKASRIAHDAGRQVALTLSDAFCVDRYRDEFLALMRDGTVDLIFANESELHSLYQTSDFDTALAQLRQDIALGVVTRSEKGCVVATEGGVVAVPACPIDNLVDTTGAGDLFAAGFLFGLVRGASHEDAGRLGALAAAEVIQHIGARPQVSLKELAQANRLPV, translated from the coding sequence ATGGCTGCAGCGAAATACGACGTGCTTGCGATCGGCAATGCGATTTTCGACGTTCTGGTGCGAACCGATGAGGGGTTTCTCGCCGCCCACGGCATGACCAAGGGCGGAATGGCGTTGATCGACGAAGCGCGCGCGGCCTCGATCTATGCCGACATGGGGCCTGCGACCGAAATGTCGGGCGGTTCGGCCGCGAACACCATCGTCGGTCTCGCGGGGTTCGGGGCCCGCACCGCCTATGTCGGCAAGGTGAAGGATGACCAGATCGGCCGCCTCTATATTCACGATATTCGCGCCGCGAAGGTGGCCTTCGATACGCCGCCGGCATCCGACGGTCCCGCCACCGGCTGTTCCTACATACTGGTGACGCCGGACGGCGAGCGCACCATGAATACCTATCTCGGCGCGGCGCAGGATCTGTCGTCGGCCGATATCGATCCGGACGCCGTCGCGGCGTCGTCGATCCTCTATCTCGAAGGCTATCTGTGGGACCCCAAAGCCGCCAAGGAGGCGTTCCTGAAGGCCTCGCGGATCGCGCATGACGCCGGCCGGCAAGTCGCGCTGACCCTGTCGGATGCGTTCTGCGTCGATCGCTATCGTGACGAGTTTCTTGCATTGATGCGCGACGGCACCGTCGATCTGATCTTCGCCAACGAGTCTGAACTGCACTCGCTCTACCAGACGTCCGACTTCGATACGGCGCTGGCCCAGCTACGCCAGGACATCGCGCTCGGCGTCGTCACCCGCAGCGAGAAGGGCTGCGTGGTCGCGACGGAGGGCGGCGTTGTCGCGGTGCCGGCGTGTCCGATCGACAATCTGGTCGATACCACGGGAGCCGGCGATCTGTTCGCGGCGGGGTTTCTGTTCGGACTGGTGCGCGGCGCGAGCCACGAAGACGCGGGGCGGCTCGGCGCGCTCGCCGCCGCCGAGGTGATCCAGCACATCGGCGCGCGGCCGCAGGTGTCGCTCAAGGAACTGGCGCAAGCGAATCGGCTGCCGGTATAG
- a CDS encoding pirin family protein has protein sequence MSWLPSNDPALGDPQSCDALELVIIPRVRDLGDGFAVRRALPHGRRQMVGPFIFFDHFGPIQFVSGKGMDVRPHPHIGLATVTYLFDGSIMHRDSEGHIQEIQPGAMNLMTAGSGIAHSERTPDAQRASGQAMLGLQSWIALPKGKEEIAPTFQHYGADSLPTVQDKGFRARVIAGRSFGATSPVEMVSPWFYAEVALEAGMSAPLDADHEERAIYIVDGEVEIAGDRHQAPQLLVFRPGDRITVRATQPTRMMFLGGDALEGPRHIWWNFVSSSKERIEQAKEDWKTGRFAPVPNEHEFIPLPEN, from the coding sequence ATGAGCTGGCTTCCTTCCAACGATCCCGCGCTCGGCGACCCCCAATCATGCGATGCGCTCGAACTTGTGATCATCCCGCGCGTCCGTGATCTCGGCGACGGATTCGCCGTGCGCCGCGCGCTGCCTCATGGCAGGCGGCAGATGGTCGGCCCGTTCATCTTCTTCGATCATTTCGGCCCGATACAGTTCGTGTCCGGCAAGGGGATGGACGTCCGGCCGCATCCGCATATCGGACTGGCCACGGTCACCTATCTGTTCGACGGCAGCATCATGCACCGCGACAGCGAGGGTCACATCCAGGAAATCCAGCCCGGCGCCATGAACCTGATGACGGCGGGAAGCGGCATCGCGCATTCGGAGCGCACACCGGATGCGCAGCGCGCTAGCGGGCAGGCGATGCTCGGCCTGCAAAGCTGGATCGCCCTGCCGAAAGGCAAGGAGGAGATCGCGCCGACCTTCCAGCACTACGGCGCGGACAGCCTGCCGACGGTGCAGGACAAGGGATTCCGCGCCCGCGTCATCGCCGGCCGCTCCTTCGGCGCGACCTCGCCGGTCGAGATGGTTTCGCCGTGGTTTTACGCCGAGGTCGCGCTCGAGGCCGGCATGAGCGCGCCGCTTGACGCTGACCACGAGGAGCGCGCGATCTATATCGTCGACGGCGAGGTCGAGATCGCGGGCGACCGGCACCAGGCGCCGCAATTGCTGGTTTTCCGGCCCGGCGACCGCATCACGGTGCGCGCGACACAGCCGACGCGGATGATGTTCCTCGGCGGCGATGCGCTGGAGGGACCACGGCACATCTGGTGGAATTTCGTCTCCTCGAGCAAGGAGCGTATCGAACAGGCCAAGGAAGACTGGAAAACCGGCCGCTTCGCGCCTGTGCCGAACGAGCACGAATTCATTCCGCTGCCGGAAAACTGA
- the tldD gene encoding metalloprotease TldD → MTSPITASLLDRAHLDRDSVRHEIARGLRGADDGELFLEYSQSEALMFDNGRLKQATYDTSQGFGLRAVKDDAVGYAHSSDVSLAALIRAADAVGAVRGGYQGAFAVAPGHTNVRLYGDDNPLDGLGFETKVKLLAEIDAYVRDRDPRVRQVSVSLGATWQVVEIMRPDGETYRDIRPLVRVNISVVAGQGDRQETGSKGYGGREGYARFVESKAWREVADGAIRQALINLESIPAPAGEMDVVLGPGWPGVMLHEAVGHGLEGDFNRKKTSAFAGLMGQQVAAKGVTVVDDGTISARRGSLSIDDEGTPTSRTVLIEDGILVGYMQDRQNARLMGMKPTGNGRRQDYAHVPMPRMTNTYMPAGDRDPAEILASVKNGIYAVNFGGGQVDITSGKYVFQCTEAYRIENGKVGAPLKGAMLIGNGPTDLHRITMIGNDVALDDGVGTCGKNGQGVPVGVGQPTLRMERITVGGTGG, encoded by the coding sequence ATGACCAGCCCCATCACCGCCTCCCTGCTCGACCGCGCGCATCTCGACCGCGATTCCGTCCGTCACGAGATTGCGCGGGGCCTGCGAGGCGCGGACGACGGCGAACTGTTTCTGGAATACAGCCAGAGCGAAGCGCTGATGTTCGACAACGGCCGGCTCAAGCAGGCGACCTATGACACCTCGCAAGGCTTCGGCCTTCGCGCGGTCAAGGACGACGCCGTCGGCTACGCCCATTCGTCCGATGTTTCGCTGGCTGCCCTGATCCGCGCCGCCGATGCCGTCGGCGCCGTGCGCGGCGGCTATCAGGGCGCCTTCGCGGTCGCTCCCGGCCATACCAACGTGCGGCTTTACGGCGACGACAATCCGCTCGACGGGCTGGGTTTCGAGACCAAGGTCAAGCTGCTCGCAGAGATCGACGCCTATGTGCGCGACAGGGATCCGCGGGTGCGTCAGGTATCCGTCAGCCTCGGCGCGACATGGCAGGTCGTGGAAATCATGCGGCCGGACGGCGAAACCTATCGCGATATCCGCCCCCTGGTTCGGGTGAACATTTCCGTCGTCGCGGGGCAGGGCGACCGGCAGGAAACCGGCAGCAAGGGTTATGGCGGCCGTGAAGGCTATGCCCGTTTCGTGGAAAGCAAGGCGTGGCGCGAGGTCGCGGACGGTGCGATCCGCCAGGCTCTGATCAACCTCGAATCAATCCCCGCGCCGGCCGGCGAGATGGATGTGGTGCTCGGTCCGGGCTGGCCCGGCGTGATGCTGCATGAAGCGGTGGGACACGGCCTCGAGGGCGATTTCAACCGCAAGAAGACCTCGGCTTTCGCGGGACTGATGGGGCAGCAGGTCGCGGCCAAGGGCGTCACCGTGGTCGACGACGGCACCATCTCCGCGCGGCGCGGCTCGCTTTCCATCGACGACGAGGGCACGCCGACCAGCCGGACCGTGCTGATCGAGGACGGCATCCTGGTCGGCTATATGCAGGACCGACAGAACGCGCGGCTGATGGGCATGAAGCCGACCGGCAACGGCCGCCGTCAGGACTACGCCCATGTTCCGATGCCGCGGATGACCAACACGTATATGCCGGCGGGCGATCGTGATCCGGCGGAAATCCTCGCCTCGGTGAAGAACGGCATCTATGCCGTGAATTTCGGCGGCGGCCAGGTCGACATCACCTCGGGCAAATACGTGTTCCAGTGCACCGAGGCCTACCGGATCGAAAACGGCAAGGTTGGAGCGCCGCTGAAAGGCGCCATGCTGATCGGCAACGGACCGACCGACCTCCACCGCATCACCATGATCGGCAACGACGTCGCGCTGGACGACGGCGTCGGCACCTGCGGCAAGAACGGTCAAGGCGTGCCGGTCGGCGTCGGTCAGCCGACGTTGCGAATGGAGCGGATAACGGTCGGAGGAACCGGCGGTTAA
- a CDS encoding invasion associated locus B family protein, with translation MEASKQHIGYASSSRRTARRQPLRILACGAAALLVAGFASAAKAQGAVKSVHGDWQIRCDTPPGAKAEQCALIQSVVAEDRSNAGLTVIVLKTADQKSRLMRVVAPLGVLLPSGLGLKLDNADVGRAGFVRCLPNGCVAEVVLDDKLLGQLRSAKTATFIIFETPEEGIGFPLSLNGLGEGYDKLP, from the coding sequence ATGGAGGCTTCTAAGCAGCATATCGGATATGCATCTTCTTCGCGCAGGACGGCCCGGCGTCAGCCGCTCCGTATTCTGGCGTGCGGGGCCGCCGCACTTCTGGTTGCCGGCTTTGCCAGCGCGGCCAAGGCCCAGGGAGCCGTCAAATCGGTTCACGGCGACTGGCAGATCCGCTGCGACACCCCTCCCGGCGCGAAGGCCGAACAATGCGCCCTGATCCAGAGCGTGGTGGCCGAAGACCGCTCCAATGCCGGGCTGACGGTGATCGTGCTCAAGACCGCCGACCAGAAAAGCCGCCTGATGCGCGTGGTGGCGCCACTCGGCGTGTTGCTGCCCTCCGGCCTCGGACTGAAGCTCGACAATGCCGACGTCGGCCGCGCCGGTTTCGTGCGCTGCCTCCCCAACGGCTGCGTCGCCGAGGTGGTTCTGGATGACAAGCTGCTTGGACAGTTGCGCAGCGCGAAGACGGCGACATTCATCATCTTTGAAACGCCCGAGGAAGGCATCGGCTTTCCGCTCAGCCTGAACGGGCTCGGCGAAGGTTACGATAAGCTGCCCTGA
- the coxB gene encoding cytochrome c oxidase subunit II, whose product MKMSMGQYGRRFGRRFLGLAFGGAAFAAGGAAFAADEIGQPHAWGFDLQQGVTPVMESIARMHNGLLVVITLITLFVTALLVVAMVRFNARSNPVPSKTTHNTMIEVAWTIIPVLILVGIAVPSFRLLFEQLDLPKADLTVKATGKQWYWTYTYPDNGKFEFDSLLAQDKKPRLLAVDNELVVPVNKVVRVQVIGADVIHSFGVPSFGMKVDAIPGRLNETWFKATKTGIFYGQCSELCGRDHAFMPIAVRVVSEQEFAAWVEVAKKKFASNPANAVASAAGVMQ is encoded by the coding sequence ATGAAGATGTCGATGGGCCAATATGGCCGCCGGTTTGGCCGCCGGTTTCTGGGATTGGCGTTTGGAGGAGCGGCTTTTGCCGCAGGTGGCGCGGCATTTGCGGCGGATGAGATAGGTCAGCCGCATGCGTGGGGCTTTGATCTTCAGCAGGGCGTGACGCCTGTGATGGAGAGCATTGCGCGGATGCATAACGGGCTTCTGGTGGTGATCACGCTGATCACGCTGTTTGTGACGGCCTTGCTGGTTGTTGCGATGGTGCGGTTCAACGCGCGCTCCAATCCGGTTCCGTCGAAGACGACGCACAACACGATGATCGAGGTTGCGTGGACGATCATCCCGGTTCTGATCCTGGTCGGCATTGCGGTTCCCTCATTCCGTCTTTTGTTTGAGCAGCTTGACCTTCCGAAGGCTGACCTGACGGTGAAGGCGACCGGCAAGCAGTGGTACTGGACCTACACCTATCCGGACAACGGCAAGTTCGAGTTTGACTCGCTGCTGGCGCAGGACAAGAAGCCGCGTCTGCTTGCGGTGGACAACGAGCTGGTTGTTCCGGTGAACAAGGTGGTCCGGGTTCAGGTGATCGGGGCTGATGTCATTCATTCCTTTGGAGTTCCGTCGTTCGGCATGAAGGTGGACGCGATTCCGGGTCGTCTCAACGAGACCTGGTTCAAGGCCACGAAGACGGGCATTTTCTACGGCCAGTGCTCTGAGCTGTGCGGCCGGGACCATGCCTTCATGCCGATTGCGGTTCGCGTGGTGAGCGAGCAGGAATTTGCGGCGTGGGTTGAAGTCGCGAAGAAGAAGTTTGCCTCGAACCCGGCGAACGCGGTGGCGTCGGCTGCCGGCGTGATGCAATAG